The following nucleotide sequence is from Salvia miltiorrhiza cultivar Shanhuang (shh) chromosome 7, IMPLAD_Smil_shh, whole genome shotgun sequence.
GAATTTCTTGGCCAAAGCACGAGTGGATTTGGGATGAGAGTTTCTAATTTGGTAGCGGAATCATTTTTGGCAAGAGATTTTGTCGACTCATTCATTTTCAAAAACTAGTTCAATCGATCGAAATTGATAGTCTCTTGCTTTCTTTGTTATCTTTTTCTAAtccatttttatgaaaattctGAATGTAATTTATGGTTCTGTGAACTGTATCATTGAACAGTGAGCGATGATCAATTGTCGACGTGGGTATTGctgcttaattttttttattcaattttatctATTAATTCGTGTGGGTGTGATTCTTGTTAATTTAGGTATTCAATTTTTCCGTGAAGATTTTTTAGAAAGAATTTGAGTGAGCCATgcttattttctaattttattaTCAAGAAGGCGTAAAGAGGATTTCTGGTGAGCCCCAATAGCTTATGTCGCTGATACATCATTTGTGGAAATCattgtatataaataaaacCTTCACTGACGAATCACCAAAAACTTGCACTACAAATTGAAACTCGAAATTCATCTATTGCGTTCGCATTCTGCAAGTTTTTTGTTAGGAGGCTATGAAGAATAGCCACATAGGGTATAActgtaaatttatatatatatatatatatatatatatatatatatataatatataggggccactccaatgagaccctctaattttagtgagatctagggcacgatctggtgcgtttattttatcaatcatatggctgatattgtatttggagggtgattttttttcgcagggttcgaatcctggagggagcagaatattttaaattttgttattcattagtatatagtgcattgttcatcagtatatacgacattgttcattagtatatatgtcttattcattacgaattttttaaattttatttttcatcattatatacatcttgttcattagatctacgttttgttcattagtattatatgttttattcattgtactcatgttacacgaaaaatagggggtctcactggagcgcgcccctatatatatatatatatatatttaaatagaaGGCTATGAGGAGTAAAATGAGGGCTATGGATATAATCAcccatttattttatgtttataaTGGAGTACTTATTAGGGACAGAAACAGGAGTAGCAAAGTAGTGCAAACTGAAATCTTACTTTATATAAAACTAAAAATGTGTAATTAAAATGAAAGACAAGgttaaattcataatttatatttttacaattaaataaatataatctcAAAATTAGATACTTATGTAACTAAAAATTCGCCAAACACCTAATGTCAAATTTGAATCTCCATATTGAATcttttttatctctctttttttttctgtctTTGCATAGACTTTTTTAATTACtactataattttattctaaataaaatattaatatgaaccttaaataaaaataacaataaaaaagaGTTTAAATTAATACATGatatataaaagataaaattaaaaaaaaataagttacaaTGGTTTAAAGTTTTAacatgtttaattaaataacggcatatattttactattaaaACTCGCGTTATTCAcgatgtaatatttttttgtcaatTACATCATGTACTTAAATATCCGAGTAATGGTTATtcgaatataatataaattatttaaatatcgtataaaaattttaaatacagATGCAAACtatattattttagatatttactcctaaataaggaaaaaaaaaatttagaggaataaggaaaagaaaatattgttGTGGCACAATACATAAATAATTTTCCCCtcaccaaaaaaagaaaacatttataaaataaaagaaacaaaaaattcaATGAATATGAAGGAAAAGGAAAATTGAATTAGCATCTCGTTTAGATTCCAATGGCGAAGCCCAAATAGGAAATAGCAATAGCATACAACAGAGACAGGAGAAAGAAATCAGCCTTTCGGAGTTGTCAAGAGTCTTAACCCTTTCGACATTTCCGAAGCTTCTTTGCCTATTCATATTTTGGTCTCCCTTTTCCTTCTTTTTAATTACTACTTATTAGAAAGATCAGTTGCTGTTCAACCGATTGAAAAACACACGCCCGACGTAATTTGTTCAACACAAATTCCAAGCCAAAGTTGATACTATAATGTCTGCACTCTCTTCACCAAATCACTGCTGCTCCTCCTCCTCATCTCTTCATTCCTCTATTGGGTTTCATCAGATTCACAAAAACATCCCTTTCTCTGTGATTCCTCACAAGATTTTTGGTTCAAAAAATGTTTCTTTCCGATCCAAATGCAGCCCTTTGCCTGATGTCCTTCTCATGCAAGATGGTCAGCTCTTGTTTTCTTctatttaattcaattataaCGTTCTTGTACTGAATGCTTTATGTGCTTGTTGAATTGTTGCTGCTGATGAACCGAAGTTCTAATTTGGGATATTTTGGTATCATCTTTATTGTATTATCTCTGGAAATGGAAAAGACTGTATGCCCAATTCTGTGAAATTTGAGATTTGTTTCTCTTGCTGCTGCTTGTGTTGTGTACATCATATGACAATGATCACATTTCCCTATTTTTCTAGTTAAATTGGTTTTCTTCATTGTGAATTTAAATGTTTAATACTCACATTTTTACAGTCATATCTAAATTTTTGAACTGTCTAGGTGCTTTGGCAACAAAATTGGTTGCCACCAATGAAGGTCCTCCTCTTCCGAAGGAATTGAAGGAGGGCTTGTTGACAGTTAATCCTCCAGAAGAAGATGAAAACCCGATTGATTCGGATGCCAAGGATGCTAATTCGACTGTCAGTATTACCATTGTAGGGGCCTCTGGGGACCTTGCCAAGAAGAAGATATTTCCTGCTCTTTTTGCACTTTACTATGAGGATTGTCTTCCTGAGGTTTGCCTAATATCAATGCCATTGTGTTGAGCATTTGCTTGTACCTACTTTTAGAGAGTGTTTACTTTTGAAGAGTAACCTAGATGGATAAAAGTAGTATAGGCTAATCTATTGTTTACTaagatggattggaactttCGAATATCCAAAGGCCCTGTGATAACTTCTACAATTTGAGCTAATTTGCTTTGATTCATGAAGatgaaaatactcaatcatgtataTTATCAATCTTGAATAGTAAACACCCCCTTAGATGCAAATGAATTCCTGAGTGGATGATTGAAATATGAGAATTTTGGTTCACAAGGCATGTGGTGCTTATTTACATCTAATTTGATCCGTTTTCTGATTGATTTCAGCACTTCACTATCTTTGGCTATGCCCGTAGTAAGATGACTGATGCAGAATTGAGAAATATGGTTAGCAAGACGCTTACTTGCAGGATCGACAAGAGGTAATTGCTGCTCGCCTGCTAATAATTTCTCCACATTTTTGTCAACAATGGATAGGATTAGTGCCCTTGAAATTATCCTTATTCATGTTTTCTTTAGGGAAAATTGTGGTGAAAAGATGGAACAGTTCCTTAAGAGATGTTTCTACCACTCTGGTAACTATGACTCTGAGGAAAATTTTGCAGAGCTTGATCGGAAGCTCAAGGAGCATGAGGTAGTACACtgaatatattttgaaattttgtgcTAATATTAATTTATGAATTGGAAGTTTTGAATAGATTTGTGCTTATTATGGTTGTTCTGGCCCAATTTTTGTTGTGGATGCTGGTTGTGTCTTTCTGGTTTATGTGTTTAGATGATTGTTCATAGAACAATGTTGTTTTCTCCTTTCTGTATATGTTTCCGGCTTCATATACGTGTATACTTTACATTAATTTGCAACTATCCTTTACACTGAGACTTTAATGATAAATAAGGAAATCGTAAACGAGGTCAAATCATATTGTTGTTGTTCTATTGGGGTGCTTGTTGGTGTTTCCATGAGAAACCTTTTTGTTagagttcttattttattttgaaatcatAATATGGAACCTCCATTTGAGATAGGACAGTATTGTTGAGGTTGAAGAACATGTCCTTGTCATTAATATTGTGATGATTGGTTTCTGTAGGCTGGAAGGATTTCGAATCGACTCTTTTACTTATCAATTCCACCAAACATATTCGTAGATGCTGTAAAATATGCAAGTCTTTCCGCTTCTTCAGTTAATGGATGGACCAGAGTCATTGTTGAGAAACCTTTTGGCCGAGACTCTGAATCCTCTGCTGCTTTGACTAGATCTCTCAAGCAGTACTTAGAGGAGGAACAAATATTCAGGTAATTTACGTTGTTGAATAGATTGCATAGTAATTATATACAAGTTGCCAGTGTTTGATGTGTGATTTTCTTTGTCTTGGTATACACTTGTAGGATAGATCATTATCTCGGAAAGGAGCTAGTCGAGAACCTTTCTGTCCTGCGCTTCTCCAACCTTATTTTCGAGCCCTTATGGTCAAGAAAGTATATAAGGAATGTTCAGCTGATATTCTCAGAGGACTTTGGCACCGAAGGAAGAGGAGGGTAAATATGAATTGTCGATTTGGCACCGAAGAACTCTCTGAACTTTTGCTCATTAGAGTGTATTCTGTGTTTATTTCAGTTACTTTGATCATTATGGAATCATCAGAGATATAATGCAGAACCATCTCCTCCAAATACTAGCCCTATTCGCCATGGAGACGCCAGTGAGCTTGGATGCCGAAGATATCAGGAACGAAAAGGTATTTCCTCTCTTATATTTTAAATGTGTGTTTTGTCCGAAGATTCTTAACTAATTTTTTATCAATAGGTTAAAGTTTTGCGCTCCATGAGGCCTATACGTGTAGATGATGTTGTTGTAGGACAATACAAGAGTCACACGAGAGGAGGACAGTCTTTCCCCGGTTATACAGACGACAAAACAGTGCCCAAGGATAGTTTAACCCCAACCTTTGCAGCTGCAGCGCTTTTCATAGATAATGCTCGATGGGATGGAGTACCTTTCCTAATGAAGGCTGGGAAAGCTTTACAAGATAAGAGGTTAGAGAAGTTCACATAAAGACACTATATGGAATTATTATCATCTTTTCTAAACCAActtttttcattatatattttacatttttcgcCTCTCAGGACTGAGATACGAGTCCAGTTTAGACGTGTTCCTGGCAATTTATACAATCGGAACTTTGGCACTGATCTTGACCGGGCAACAAATGAGCTTGTAATCCGCGTTCAGCCCGATGAAGCTATTTATCTGAAGATCAATAACAAGGTCCCGGGTTTGGGAATGAAATTGGACAGAAGTAATCTTAATCTTCTGTATAAAGCAAGGTATATACAATAATCATCCAATTCATCTCTTGCAAATATCTTTGCAACCCTTGAAAAGATCCCGTTAATTGTGCCGAAATGCATTTGGAGTTTGGTCTCTCTCGTATGATGAAATCCGCATTTGGTGGTGATTCGAAATTCTTGACTAGCATTGATGCATAGTTGTTGTGATTGATAGGTACTCCAAGGAGATACCAGATGCGTATGAGAGGCTCGTTCTAGATGCCATTGAAGGCGAAAGGAGACTCTTCATCAGGAGTGACGAACTAGATGCTGCTTGGTTGCTCTTCTCACCTGTGCTGAACGAGATCGAGGAAAAGAAGGTGATCCCGGAGTACTATCCGTATGGAAGTCGAGGCCCAGTTGGGGCGCATTACCTTGCAGCCAGGTACAACGTTAAATGGGGTGATATGGGTGTTGATGAATGAAATCTTTATCATTTTTTCCTAGCTTACAACTGTGGaattcttcatttatttatctttttgagTTTACTATTCACACCTTTTCTTGATTAGATGATGCTGAATTATTGTGAGTTAAAAGAAAAATCAGCCTCAATGTTTCCATTTTTTCTCGGTGCTCTACTAgtatttgattttcttttattttacttcaTGGACAAGAAATATAGTATGTAAAATCAAACGATTTTCTCATTTGATTGTTAGTACAAGGCACATTGCGTGGTCATAACTTCTAACGAGTTAGAGACCACATGGTTTCTGTCGACTATAGTCTGTCAGTCCGTATTTAATACTTGAATTTGCaaggaaaaataaatgaaatttaagtaatataaatattatatacttCTTATATCTACATTATATCTTTTTAACTGGAGTGGATACGAATTTGAAGAAGAATAAGTTGTTCATTTGGTGAATGGATGAGGggacaaattaaaaataatactaataataatgatagttgaggttatttctaaaaatgatgGTTCATAAGTGGCAATGTGTGTAAATATGTGGAAATTACAAGGATGATAGTTAGTGGAGTTATTTTCAAAACTAAAGTAAGAAGATGTTTCGTGAACagacgaaaatgaaaaattagtaaaatgtgttgtGGACGATCAGAGGGATTCTATAGAAGATGATCAGATGCATTATTAATAACGATATTGGCATATCTCATATATACATAAATCGATTTCTTTGACACGAAATCCTGATATTGATATTTATTATCTTCAAAAGTCAATGAAATTGCGTCACATAAGCTCTAGACTCATAATCACGCATTCTTCTTTGTGAAAGTAACCCAAAGTTTAAGTAAAGTTCAACATTTGATTCAAAAACAAGGCAAAAACCCTCTACATCAATATTATAAATTTCAAAGCTCAATTAAATTCAATCCGCAAAGAAGGCAAATGTCTTCTGAATTATCCTTATAAGCTCAAAGCTCAACTTAAACCCAACAATTGATTCAGAAACAAGACGAAGGTCTTTTGTATCAGCGTTATAAAGTTTGAAGCTCAAGTTAAGTCCAAcgtttaattaaaaaatgaggCGAAGACCCTCCGCATCAACGTTATAAAGCTCGAAGATCAAGTTCAAGAAAACCGAATACAAATTTCTCCCACAAATCTCAAGGACTACTCAAAAGTCATCCAAAAATCAACTTAAAGAGAAGAACCAGATGATTAAATAGAGATAACAACAAGCAAACATACATTTAATCTATAAAGATTGAAATATGACAGAGCCGATGTAGATCCCCATGTCAATAGTGTACAATTATCATTAAAATAATCGTTaatatataagtaaaaaaaaaaaacattatttcAAAGGGGTTTTCTAAAGATAACCATtctatatattcttttttttggatatattacataagtaaataaaaaaatttaaagactgtGCGACAAAAAATTCAAACCCTCTTAAGTATTAACCTTCTACCACTAGGTCAACACACGTTGCCATTCCATATTTATATTTAGTAAAGGAGGTTATATGCATAGTTCTTTACGGAATATGAATCCTCTCTCGTCGGTATGAATAAATATTTCCGTTTCTGAATGATGCACACTTGTAACGGTTTTGCATGATTTTACATGCGTCTCATCTGATTggaataaataaagaaaaattgtaCGTAGACTTTTGGTTTCttagataaaagaaaaaaaaaatagacttATTATTCAACCATCAccaatatttcatattttaaatgCAATATATATTATCATATCAGCCTTGACCAACACAACCTGTcagaataatttttattctatcAAATCAATTATCGAGTCCTGTTTTAATCAGCTCATCTggtacaattttttaaaatacgtACTAAAATACCCATCATTCagataatttattataaattaattatgtatcgTAAATACTTCATTGACTACTGTTTGATAACAcatactagtagtaatataatcaaatatgaaatgAGGCATAATTTTGTGATACATGATGACCTAGGCTATAGTAATGAGCTCAAACCCGTACTTGGGAATTCAAGAATAATCTATATTTATAGTTTAAAATATGGGGTTTGGTGggaagtaaatgtaatttattaAACCCTACAATTAGGTTTCTCATAGCTAGGCTTCATTCATTGCCGACCTTCGCTCACCTAATTTTCCTTAGCGCAAGACAAGACTTAACAATTTCATTTCACATTTACTCTTACGTGTAACATCGCACATCGTGATCTTTTTCAAGTTTTTTTTGTTAGATAAACAAATACTTATTAATTTTAGATATTGTGTCACAGtaaattcaaatttgatttcGGACATTAGTCACATTATTATTATGTCAACATACGTACATTAATTTTCATAACACAATTTTTTTGAAGatttcataattaattattgtcaATTAATGCACAAATTTTAGCATATTTTGTAATTTAACacaatttttgaaacattaaaatGATAtcactatttttaaatttgtcaCGGAAATAAACATTCTTAAAATTTTCTAGTCAACCACTCATTGGTACCTCgccttagagcatccacatcagatctctcaaaattttactcctaaactcttaaagtcttccctaaattatttttaacccctattttacaattgcacacagcagctctcctatttttcattatctattttataaatttaggattagatttaaggggtgtaaatttaggattaaatttgagggggtgtaaatttttttgtgggcccaacttaatataggtgatctgttagatgatcattttatctcactttttattattttagctcaaatttaaagTTATGATTACTTTTGAGAGATTTGTGGATGTTCTCGCGCCACCAAAATGCAAATGTGCAGTTTCGGTATTTTGAATCGATCAATATTATGCTTAACATGTTAACTCCTTAATGATCGaaaaaatttacaataaaaatatgatGATATATTATCATAATTTTTCAAAAGTTATGTTAAAATCACGAGATCATATGCGAATTTGGATTTCACTGATTCATGTTTAGGTCCACATCCCATCAAATTCTAGTAGTTGTTCTATCAGATTAAATCCAAAAAACATCTTTTTAATCCTCGTAATTAAGAACTATACTCATCATTATCGTTCGATATTTCGACTAACTTTAAATATTTTCTAGAATTTTAAAGAGCCAAAAGAAAAGTCAATATTGTTGTCTCCATTTGTCATGTGTGTGCTTTCAACCTTTCACATTCCAAATTTGAAGATGATAAAGTTTGATGCAGATATTGCGACAATATCAAAGCATTGATGGGGATAAGTTGTacgaaagaagaaaaataattactccatataggagtaatttttataaatttgtgagatgaaaagattCTATAAAATTCATGAATATTCTTTAGTGCAAATATCGATGATGATACttttaaacacaaaaataatactagcGTCTAAACtattacttaaataattaaaatatcaattttcATTTAAGAATACTGACGCACATCGGTAGAGCTATCAAAATCGATCTGGCCCGATGGGCCAGCCCGGCTCGCCTGGATTTAAGGTTGAGCTGGGCTTGAAAAAAAtgaagctaaaaaaaaaaaatcgggcctAAAAAGTTGATTTAGTGTGTTCTAcgtttatttatatatacataaaaattttaaaatgtatacattaaaattgatgtattttcctaaaagggttaattgtagtttatggccCGAATTTTTGAGTCATTTGTAAATATggcccgaactttaaaaaatacaaaaaaaatagcctgaactttaaattcatttgtaaaaatgacccgaactttaaaaatacagaaaaatggcctgaactttgtagtcatttgtaaaaatgacctgaactttaaagtcatttgtaaaaatgatatgaactttaaaaaatacaaaaaatgacatgaactttgaaatcatttgtaaaaatagccaaactttaaagtcatttgtataacacgaatttaaaaaaaaatacaaagataatttgaattttgaaaatttgtaaaaatggtctgaactttaaaaaaatacaaaaaataatttgaattatgaagatttgtaaaaatgacctgaattttaaaaaatataaaatggcTCGATCTTAATAAAATCTAAAATGACCTGAAAAGTATGTGAAAATTTTCTGTCTGTGcgtaatatgaattttatgtactcGAAGTCGTGTTGTCAATAATATTTTAcgagaaaaaaattatttgtacgagattaaaattcttatgataagagaattaattatcatactttattataaatattccaagtgaatttataatttcatataatTTTCACGTCAATGTCGGACTTTCCACGTTGTCATAATTCGATTCCGAAAGTGTAAGTTCGTGCcatttttatacatttgataaaaattgagtcattttttgtattaataaaGTTCGTGCCacttttacaaatgacttcaaagttcatgccatttttttgtattttttaaagttaatgtcatttttacaaatgactccaaagttcACGCCATTTTAacaaatgatttcaaagttcaggctatttttttgtatttttcaaagttcaagccatttttgtaaatgatttcaaagtttaggctatttgtttatattttaaaaagcttgggccatatttacaaatgactccaaagttcgggttataaactacaattaaccctTTCTAAAATAACGGcagaagaaaaataagaaaagtgaAAAGGTAATTGATTTAGCAATGTACTAAAAATCAAGAAAATCAAAACTGATATACATAACTTTGTATATTTAGCTATGTACTGGAAATTAATTTGTTCGTCGAAAATCGAGAATATGGAGTCCAAAATTTTCAGTGCATGAATTTGTGATGCTTTGATTGTgttagtttttttcttttttttcttctatctTACAATTAAATGTTAAAATTGTGTTATTGATGTggctatcttttttttttttgatcggtcaaagtcatgttagatgttagtaattagttccccatccactccaagaaccaccttatctctccattcaccaaatccaccttatatctccaatctccaattcgctcccaagagggatcgaacccgggtcactaaCAAAACAAGCAACATATGATCATTTATATTT
It contains:
- the LOC130995659 gene encoding glucose-6-phosphate 1-dehydrogenase, chloroplastic-like isoform X2 — translated: MSALSSPNHCCSSSSSLHSSIGFHQIHKNIPFSVIPHKIFGSKNVSFRSKCSPLPDVLLMQDGALATKLVATNEGPPLPKELKEGLLTVNPPEEDENPIDSDAKDANSTVSITIVGASGDLAKKKIFPALFALYYEDCLPEHFTIFGYARSKMTDAELRNMVSKTLTCRIDKRENCGEKMEQFLKRCFYHSGNYDSEENFAELDRKLKEHEAGRISNRLFYLSIPPNIFVDAVKYASLSASSVNGWTRVIVEKPFGRDSESSAALTRSLKQYLEEEQIFRIDHYLGKELVENLSVLRFSNLIFEPLWSRKYIRNVQLIFSEDFGTEGRGGYFDHYGIIRDIMQNHLLQILALFAMETPVSLDAEDIRNEKVKVLRSMRPIRVDDVVVGQYKSHTRGGQSFPGYTDDKTVPKDSLTPTFAAAALFIDNARWDGVPFLMKAGKALQDKRTEIRVQFRRVPGNLYNRNFGTDLDRATNELVIRVQPDEAIYLKINNKVPGLGMKLDRSNLNLLYKARYSKEIPDAYERLVLDAIEGERRLFIRSDELDAAWLLFSPVLNEIEEKKVIPEYYPYGSRGPVGAHYLAARYNVKWGDMGVDE
- the LOC130995659 gene encoding glucose-6-phosphate 1-dehydrogenase, chloroplastic-like isoform X1 → MSALSSPNHCCSSSSSLHSSIGFHQIHKNIPFSVIPHKIFGSKNVSFRSKCSPLPDVLLMQDVISKFLNCLGALATKLVATNEGPPLPKELKEGLLTVNPPEEDENPIDSDAKDANSTVSITIVGASGDLAKKKIFPALFALYYEDCLPEHFTIFGYARSKMTDAELRNMVSKTLTCRIDKRENCGEKMEQFLKRCFYHSGNYDSEENFAELDRKLKEHEAGRISNRLFYLSIPPNIFVDAVKYASLSASSVNGWTRVIVEKPFGRDSESSAALTRSLKQYLEEEQIFRIDHYLGKELVENLSVLRFSNLIFEPLWSRKYIRNVQLIFSEDFGTEGRGGYFDHYGIIRDIMQNHLLQILALFAMETPVSLDAEDIRNEKVKVLRSMRPIRVDDVVVGQYKSHTRGGQSFPGYTDDKTVPKDSLTPTFAAAALFIDNARWDGVPFLMKAGKALQDKRTEIRVQFRRVPGNLYNRNFGTDLDRATNELVIRVQPDEAIYLKINNKVPGLGMKLDRSNLNLLYKARYSKEIPDAYERLVLDAIEGERRLFIRSDELDAAWLLFSPVLNEIEEKKVIPEYYPYGSRGPVGAHYLAARYNVKWGDMGVDE